TGACCAGCTGCGGATTCTCCCGCTCGGTCAGGGCGAGTCCCTGATTGCCATCGCGGGCGACCAGCACCTCGTAGCCGTTGGACTCCAGGGCTAGCCGCAGGGACTCAATAATCTCGGCGTCGTCGTCAACAAGCAGCACCCGCTTGGCGGCGGCGTCGGAATCGGAAGTCTTGGCCATGGCTTTCTGTCGTATGCGTATTGGGGCCCTGGCAGGGCCGCCGGCGTGGTCAGCCGGGGATCGAAGGGCCGCTTAATCGATGCAAGGGTAAGCCCTTAGATATATCGGCTTGCCGCCGGTTTTCAAAGGCGCCGTGGGCCCACCAGCGGGGAAACCAAGGCTTTGCCGGAAGGCCCGACCTAGGCGGCTGCCCGCTCGGCGACCAGGCCGAGCAGGCCGGCGCACAGCTCCGCGACGCGAGACGCCGCGTCCGGGCGGGCGATAGCGCGGGCCGACTGCGACATCCGGGCCCGGCGCACATCGTTGGGGAGCAGCTGACCGAGCTGTCGGGCGAGGCTAACTTCAACCGGCTCCGGGCCGTTCTCAGCCACCATCACGGCCGCTCCCGCCGAGACACAGGCGGCCGCATTGGCGGCTTGGTGGTCGTCCACGACGGTGGCGTCTGGCACGACGATCGCAGGCAGGCCGACCGCCTGCAACTCGGCCAACGTCGACGCGCCGGCGCGGCAGATGGTCAGGTCGCTGGCGGCGTACGCGGTGGCGATCTCGTCAAGCTGTGAAACAACCAGTGCGTCGAGCCCGGCAGCTTGGTAGGCGAGTTCGGTTGCCTGCAGTTGGCCTCTGCCTGCTTGGTGGACGATCCGCCAGCCGTCCAGGTTCTTGCGGACCCGGGCCAAGGCCGCCACGACGCCACGATTGAGCACATCGGACCGAGATCCGTTGGCCCCCGCCAGCACAAGCAGCTGCTTGCCGCCTTCGTGGTTGCCAGTGGCGGGCAGCGCGCCGGAGTGGATCTGGGAAAACTCATCTCGAGTGGGCACGCCGGTCACAACGAGCGGCGACTCGACCGGCAGCCCGGACTGGGCGTCCGAGTGAGCCAGGCAGACGGCCTCGGCGTGCCGCCCCAGGGTGCGGGCGGTGCGCGATACGCGGGCGTTCTGTTCCAGCAGGACGAACGGCACACAGCGGCTGTGGGCGGCTCGGGCCATGACGCCGGATACGGGGCCGCCTAACCCGAGTAGCAGCGAGGCCTTCTTCTCGCCTAGCAGCCAGCGTGACGCCCAGTAGCCCGCCGTGTTGTCGGTCAGGTAGCGGATGCTTTCCAGCGGGCTGCGGGGCAGCGCGTGGGCCGGCACCGAGAGGTAGTTGTGGCAGGCCGTCAGCGCGTCGTGCCGTTCGCTGGCGTCGCCGGAGCCTACGAAGGTCAGCTCCAGCTGGGGGCAGAGCTCACCTAGCCGTTGGGCGACGGCGAGCCCGGGGAAGAGATTGCCCAGCCGGCCGCCGCCGGCGATGACAAGGTGCGGGCTTAGAATCATGACGGCGCGCCAATAAGGAAGGGCCGGGCCCCAGGCCCGGCCCCGAGGGGTGTATCCGCTGAGTCGCCGGGGCGGCAAGCCGCCCCGGCGCTCAGCAATTAAGCTTCATCGTGAAGCACCACAAGGAGCGGTTGACCCAGTTACCGCGGAACCTCGTGGCAGCATGCTCCAACCCAGGGGAGGGTGGCGACGCTAGACCCCGCAATCTTGCGTCACCGACGATGAAGCTTCAGCATGGTTTGGTGAGCGGCTTGCGCCGCTTTAGGGCATCGTGACAGGCTCCCTGGTGTTCGACAGGCGGAGCTCCAGCAGCTGGCGCACAAGCCCTTCTTCCGCCCGGCGACAAGCCGGCGGCTTGGGGGACCCGGTCAGCACCACGGTGTCGCCGGGCTCGGCGAGGGCGAGCGCTAACGCGACGGCGCTGAAGCGGTCTTCCACGTGTTTGGTTTGGGGGCCGGTCTCGACCGGTTCGCCGTCCCGCGGGCAGATCACCAGGTCGCCCAGCGCAGTGGCCACCGAACAGACCGACAGCGGCGGGTTCTCCGCGAGCACAGCGATCACGCGTCCGGTGGTCATCGATCGGGCGGAGTTGAGCGACGCGCGGACCCGCTCGGCCGACGCGCCCTGGTCGATGAGGACCGGGAACGATTGCCCGCAGGGCGAGCCCTGCATCACGCCGGGCAGCTTGGCCACCGACTCGACGCCGGACGCGGCGTCGTGCAGGCTGACGCCCATCGCGTGCGCGGTGGCGATCGCTGCGAGGTAGTCGAGGGCGAACGAATCGCCGGAAATCGGTAGGTTGACCGCCGCCGTGTCGGCGCCGATGGAGACCATCATCACCTGCCCGCCAGCTCCGCACTCAACGACCGTGCCCTGCACGTCGGCGGGCTTGTCGAGCCCGTAGGTGACGCACAGGCCATCGCGTCCCGCGAGCAGCTTTAGGCAGTGGGGGTCGTTGGCGTTGGCCACCAGCGTGGCGAACGGCGGCAGGTCCTCAACCAGGGCGGCCGCCAGCAGCCGTTCTTCCTCAGGAGAGCGCCCGCCGGAGCGGTCGAAGGTTTGGTTGGTTAGGCAGAGCACGCCAAGCCGGATGCCGGCGTGGCTGTGCTGACGGAGCGAGCGGGGCGACAGCTCGAGCACCGCGGATCCGCAGCCCTCGGCCTCGCAATCGCCCAGCCACCGGGCGAGCCTAGCGGCTCCGGGGGCCGGGAGGTGGGTCTCTAGTGCGGCGGCGCCGTTAAACTCCAGGTTGTCGATCAGGCAGCCGCAGCGGGCGCCGGCGTGCCGCTGGATGCGGGCCAGCAGCCGCCCTACCGTCGACTTCCCGTGGGCGCCGGCGATGCCGGCCACGGTCAGCGATCGGCTCGGGTCGCCTACCAGGCGTTGGCAGAACTCGCCGTAGGCCACCCGTGCGTCGGGGACCACGAACTGCGGGACTTCGAAGACCGGCAGGTACTGGTCGGTGACGACGGCCTTCGCGCCGCACTGCACGGCTAGCTTCACAGCAGCTGTGGGGTCTTCGACGCAGCTGTCCAGGGCGAAGTAGACATCGCCGGGACGGGTGTCGGTAGCGTCGGTGGTGCAGCTCTCGGCGTGGACGCTGCGGTCACCAAACACCCGAACATCCGCCAGGGCGTCGAGTAGGCATACGCCGACCGGTTGTCGAAGAGTCTTCTGCACGCGCGGCCTCCTTGCCTGCGTGAGTTGCATAGTTGACGTCCCCGTCCTTGGGGTGACAGGATGTTCGGCGAATCCCCGAACCGCGTCAAGGGAAGTTCTGGGGCTGCCCTGGATTCGGTGCGAAGTTCCGCTCTCCGCACGGTTTGCGTCGTTGGCGGTATCGCGCTGGGCGCACGAAAAAAGCCCGCCCCCGAGCAATGCAGGGGCGGGCTGTGGAGTTCTCAGGTGGCTCGTTCGCGTTAGTTCGACGCCGACGACCAGCCGCTGGCGCCCAGCGAGCGGTGCTGCGGGGCCCGGGCAGGCTGCTGCGTGGTGGCGGACGCTTGGCGGACGCTTGTGTCACGCTTGTACACGGCGTTCCAGACCGGGGCGGCCGGTTTCCGCGTGACGCGGTCCACGGCGTTGGGTGCGTAGAGCGGCGGGGCGTGGAAGAAGTTGGACTGCTCGGCGTCGAGCACGCTTTCCTCGTCCGACTCCGCATCTTTCTCCTGTTCAACCGGCGGCTTCTGACGCTCGGTCGCCACCGGGGCGTTCGGATCGATGTAGGGCGCCGGTGTGGGCCCGCCGCCGTAGCTATCGTTGCCGTAGTTGGAAGGCGACTCCTGGTAGACCGCCTGGCTGGCGCCGCCGGCGCAGCTCGAGCAGCCATTGCCGCCGCAGCTAGCGCAGTCGGTCGCACACGCGGGCACCACCGGCTCGCAGCAGGTGGTGACCGGCGAAAGGGTCACGGCACGGTAGTTGGTGGTGTAGGTAGCGGAGGCGACCGCAGCGTACCCGGCCGTGTAGGCGGTCGGGGCGTACCCAACGTTGTACGTGGCCGGCGCGTAACCCACGCTGTAGCTGGGCGGGTAGGTCGGCTGGTACGCGGCCGTGGTGTAGGTTGCCGCCGCGGCGGGGGCGGGGTCGCCCCAACCAAGCATCCGTCGGACGTACATCCCCGGGTACCAGCCCCGGTAGACCGTGGTCGCCTGAGTGGTGACAGGCGAGTAAACCGTTTGGGATACGGGCATGTAGGCCGTTTGGGCGACCGGCATGTACGAAGTCTGTGCGACCGGAGTGTAGCCGGCCGAGGTCTGAGCACAAGTAGAGCACTGCGCGTTCGCCAAGTCGGCGACGCCTACCAGCACTGCGGCTGCGACGAGGCTGCGGAGCAGGACGACTCGAGATGGCATAGTTCGGGCTCGTGGCATGGTGAAGACGTTCTTTCTCATATACTGATGTAACCCCTAAACCACCTGCTGGGCAACCAATTACTGAGCCGACTTGAGCATTTGGAAGCAGATTAGTTCTGCGCCAATTGCGTCGGTTGTAGCGGTTGGCGCCGGTCGCGGCGGGCCTGGCGCGGCGTCGCCCGTAAGTGTAGGGGGAGCAGAGGTCGCGGTGTTGAAAGACTCCTGGCCGCCCCGCGAGTTGGGGGGCCTTAACCGCCGTGCAGAACGGGGTTGCGCCTCGGCGGCCGCCTCAAGCGGGCCCGCCGCATGCACGCGACAATCCTTTGCCGGGTTCCTGTACGAAATCCAGGCGCGATGGTTCGCGCCGGCGCTGCTCGTGCCGGTCGTACAGGTCGAACCAAATCTCCCGTGCGTTGGCGCCATGCCTGCCGAAGGCGTGTCGCAGGTCGGCGAGCGTGACCGAGGTCTCATGATCGCGGGTGAGCCGATTGAAGCAGCAGGTCAGGTCGTTGAAGGAAGGGGACAGGCTGGCGAGCGTTGGGAGCCCCGCAGTCGAGTGAGAGGTGGCTACCACCCCCCATCCGCGGCGCCGCCACTGCCGCCGGCGCCAGCAGCTGAGCTGCTCGAAGCTATCAATCAAACAGACCCGGCCCCGCACCGCTGGGTCGGACGGCGGGGCGAAGTCGCGGCCTCCCCTGATCCAGCGCACGGGCGTGCCGAGCGATTCGATTTCGCGACCAATCGCCTTTAGGAGCGTGCTCTTGCCCGAACCGTGCGGTCCGAGGATCTGCCCACGCCAGTCGCTCGACATTAGCTGGGCGACACACGCTTCCACGCTGACGCCGCCGGTGGCTAGGAAGGGCAGCGCGCCGGGGCGGGTCCAGCAGGTGGCGAACGGGTTGCTGTCGCGTGAAGGGATCATCGAGGGCGTTGTCATGTGGCCTCCCTCGGCTCCGGCGGCGCTGTCCTGCCCAAGCGGAACGGCGCCTCGGTGACGTGCGTGCGGTAGCCGCCCAGGTTGAGGCGCACCCGCACGCACCAGCAGATCTTAACGCTGAGTCCATCGTACGAGAGCGGGCTCTCGGGGAGTTGCACCTCGAGTTGAAACGGTGAAGAGAGCCGCGCATCCTCGCCGAGCAGACGCTCGAAGTAGTGCACGTGCAGGTCCTCATCGCCCTTGCCGACCGTACGCCACAGCACCGACACCTCGGCGCTGCGGCATTCGAGCGCGTCCGCGTTGTGGACCGCGCACACCGCACGCAGCGACTCGCCGGCGTTGTACTCACGCCTCGAGTCCGCAAAGCGGATCGACACGTCCGGG
This genomic interval from Posidoniimonas corsicana contains the following:
- a CDS encoding UDP-N-acetylglucosamine--N-acetylmuramyl-(pentapeptide) pyrophosphoryl-undecaprenol N-acetylglucosamine transferase, yielding MILSPHLVIAGGGRLGNLFPGLAVAQRLGELCPQLELTFVGSGDASERHDALTACHNYLSVPAHALPRSPLESIRYLTDNTAGYWASRWLLGEKKASLLLGLGGPVSGVMARAAHSRCVPFVLLEQNARVSRTARTLGRHAEAVCLAHSDAQSGLPVESPLVVTGVPTRDEFSQIHSGALPATGNHEGGKQLLVLAGANGSRSDVLNRGVVAALARVRKNLDGWRIVHQAGRGQLQATELAYQAAGLDALVVSQLDEIATAYAASDLTICRAGASTLAELQAVGLPAIVVPDATVVDDHQAANAAACVSAGAAVMVAENGPEPVEVSLARQLGQLLPNDVRRARMSQSARAIARPDAASRVAELCAGLLGLVAERAAA
- a CDS encoding Mur ligase family protein; translation: MQKTLRQPVGVCLLDALADVRVFGDRSVHAESCTTDATDTRPGDVYFALDSCVEDPTAAVKLAVQCGAKAVVTDQYLPVFEVPQFVVPDARVAYGEFCQRLVGDPSRSLTVAGIAGAHGKSTVGRLLARIQRHAGARCGCLIDNLEFNGAAALETHLPAPGAARLARWLGDCEAEGCGSAVLELSPRSLRQHSHAGIRLGVLCLTNQTFDRSGGRSPEEERLLAAALVEDLPPFATLVANANDPHCLKLLAGRDGLCVTYGLDKPADVQGTVVECGAGGQVMMVSIGADTAAVNLPISGDSFALDYLAAIATAHAMGVSLHDAASGVESVAKLPGVMQGSPCGQSFPVLIDQGASAERVRASLNSARSMTTGRVIAVLAENPPLSVCSVATALGDLVICPRDGEPVETGPQTKHVEDRFSAVALALALAEPGDTVVLTGSPKPPACRRAEEGLVRQLLELRLSNTREPVTMP
- a CDS encoding ATP-binding cassette domain-containing protein, whose translation is MIPSRDSNPFATCWTRPGALPFLATGGVSVEACVAQLMSSDWRGQILGPHGSGKSTLLKAIGREIESLGTPVRWIRGGRDFAPPSDPAVRGRVCLIDSFEQLSCWRRRQWRRRGWGVVATSHSTAGLPTLASLSPSFNDLTCCFNRLTRDHETSVTLADLRHAFGRHGANAREIWFDLYDRHEQRRREPSRLDFVQEPGKGLSRACGGPA